The sequence below is a genomic window from Corythoichthys intestinalis isolate RoL2023-P3 chromosome 12, ASM3026506v1, whole genome shotgun sequence.
ACGACTAATCTAGGGTATGAAACAGTAattgttacattttaaaatagaaaaaaacaacaactctgTACTAAACAGAATTGTTATCATTCATTGTCATTACCTCTGTCTCCTTGGAAACTCCACTTCACTGTCTACCTCTCCTTCTTCCTCTTCAGAGGACTCCTCTCCACCCTAGAACAAAAGCAATCACAGTATCATCGCAAACCTCTCTCATAGTCACACGTCATGATCCAATCGGTGGCAGTTTACCTTCCTCAGAGGTCTGAGTGTGTGGGGAAGTGCATTCGGGAGGGCGTGTTTGTTCTGGAAAGTCTCTTGTTCCTGAGGCTCTGGTTTCTTCAAGACTACAACATTAGAACCAGGCTCTTTGTTGGGAGCCTTCAAAGTTGACTGGCTGCCCTCTTGAGTACTGTGCAGTGAAAAGTTGGGCAACTCTGGTTGGCTAGATGCAGGAGTGATCTCCTGACAATGAAGGCATCCAGGGAAGGGGTGAGTCTGGCAGCAGGGACAACCGGGACCGGTGCCCGGCAGGGGATTGGAGCTCGTGGATGAAGTCCGCTTACGTGTGTCTGCATCCATCGCTGTAGAGATGAGGTCGGGACTGGATCCGGAAACACGTCTTTGGAGGTGATCAGTCTGAGGGCTACGCAGGGCGGCGGCGGGGCCAAAATAACGCAGATTGTTGGCACAGTTTACGACGGCCTCTTCGCGGCCCTTCAATGGAAGTTGGGGTCCGGGAGTAGGAAGGGGAAGGTGGTGAGGTTGCTCCTGGAGAGACCGGGTGTCATCGGGCACTCCAGTAGATTTCAGCACCCCGAGGAACTCGCTATGGCTTCCTTTACTGTTGGCGCGCCGATGCCGGGGCTTGCTTCGGTAGCGGGCTTTGCCAGGAGGTGTAGACACCTTTGGGCTGGCGGACAATGGTGAGGGAGAGGGGAGAGGGTCCGCGCTGGAGATACCGTCGGAACGAAGCAAGTCTGGCCTGAAGGAGgtacacacaacagtatgctgttataaatgtttttggaaagtttgagATGAGAGGAGAAgtgtcactgccattgacagcaatgcacgacgtccgatccatttgaactaggagggctACCGTGATCATACAGACAGAGTCAgtgtctcccagttcaaattgctTCATACGTTCaaggcaggggtcgggaacctatgtctcGCCAGCCATAtgtggctcttttgatgagcaAGATCGCCTCATACGTTAAGTCACCGGTCGGCCAGCAGCGCTGTCGGCCCTTCCTGACTTGAtgccgagcgaactggagtatataaaaaatacataggggaaaattcattcattcattcattttccatgccgcttttcctcacgagggtcgcggaggtgctggagcctatcccagctaactacgggcagtaggcaggggacaccctgaactggttgccagccaatcgcagggcacatagaaccattcacgcacacactcatactttttacaatttagagtgttcaatcagcctaccatgcatgtttttgggatgtgggaggaaaccggaattcccggaggaaacccacgcaggcacgggggagAACAAGCAAACTCCACacgggaaggccgaagcccgggattgaacccttgatctcagaactctaaggcagacgtgctaaccactcagccaccaggccataggggaaaattaaaccaataTAAGGAACTGcttggtaccccaagtcacacaggcgcttcactttcgtgactttttggactgtcaaattgtcggaacttccaggagagcgagactcacgaaACGACCGCTCCGAAAGGCTCcgcctgtctcggccactgttTCTGACTGTTTCAATCGCAACAtggcgactgctcgtaaaacCAGAGCGTGACCACCCTCTGCCTCCCGTGTTATGCATTCAAATGCATCACGAAAGAAACAGTGCTTACAAAATGGACTCGGACAAGCTGGCAAAAGAACATAGAATATACAGTGTGTGTTCATTTACATACATACAAATAGACACACACTGTATGGTTCTTgtggaatcacattttaaaatatgctgTGTTTTGGCTCTCTCTGTCCAAACCCCTGGTCTAAGGGATAGATTCAGACCTTTTAGCTGTGGGCATTCCAGGTTTGTGAGAAATGCTTCCTTTCTTCTTGATCAGCTTTTCGACAGCATTGGACCGTACGATGGGTCTGACCAGGTGGCGCTTGTAGGTGCCAGGGTACTTCTTCTCCACAGCTTGCTCTCTTCTGTGATGATAAGTGTAATATAAACACTATTACTATATTCAATATccatgaaagaaaaaaagtaactacaatgatccctcatttttcgcattTAATGGGAACgcacgcgataagtgaaaaaccgcgaagccgcgccccacatttttttttttttgatgttcAATGTttgtattcagatttagcattggaaagatatatAGACTatttatatataagacatgcttTTTCaaagtacattaaaaaaaaacttttatgtatatttatttatattttaatatatGGTAATTActtcaaatgtaacaactatgataagttttaaacatgttactgccccaccgaattatttgtggacaagaataaagcagaaaaatgcttggctttattaaatgcttcattgagtgagtccacttaaaTCCGCTACAGCTGCTCACttaaacacaatgagttgccagagcaactgtttaacaagttaaacgatgactgTCACATGCAGCGCTTTTAAGTCCGCTTCTCTGACAAGTTCAAACattaaacatctgtcaatcatggtTAACTTCAATAAGCTACTTCAGTGCACTCACAGCCTGACCAACAGCAAGCAGGGAGAGGGACGGAGGGAGCGTGAGTGAGACTACATGATCGGCTTGGGACAGTTTatctgtatcttttttttttaattgaaaaaaaatccgcgatggactgaggatgCGAaatttgaagcgtgaagtagcgagggatcactgtacaccaaTACGTAAAGAAGGGCAATAGTATTACATAAGAAAGCCTGCAACTGTGATAAGAAGCTTCTTCACTTACTTCATGAGGTCCTTCTCTCGAACCTCCAGCTGCAGCATGATGGCACTGAGCTCCATGTAGAGGTTGTTGGCTCTCTCCAGCTTCCTCTCGTAATGTTCCCGGATGTCCAGCGCATGCCTAAGAGCATTTAAAACATCCAGAAAAAAAGCTAAAACAAATCCCCTATCTACGATGGCATGTCAAACCAATTACGCAACTAATTCCCAAAAGTACTGCTATTGCATTAGTAGTGGCAATAATTGAAAACACTGACATTTAGGCACTTCAATTAACTCAATTACGtctattgacagcgctagacgttaaatgtattggctgccactgacagcaatagccgtccaatccattttgattggcaggGACAAGATGTTTATCGCcgtcaatagccacgtttacatgctgacttttattcataccgattcaaatcattccgaatggaaatttcacatcagctgtttacatgtcacttcatctattccgatccagcgtttacatgtgactgcctttattccgaaaggacgtttgacaactgccgtctgacatgcgcagattaatcaaaacaaagcgtcacgttgcaaaacatgtagatcgatcgtcagatcagctgctgttttaacttttcgagtggaaataaaacttcagaatgatacgccgttcatttaaaaagttgtgtgggtgcgctgtgcgtgtgcttggaagccatgttgcaagtgacgtcaccatgtcaccgagtgacgtcaccacgtcagtacggagcatgcgcagaaagaacgcaaccagacaccattccgcttccctgtttatatgatataattttacttctaatcggtttgggaaaaggaatattccacccctgtgaatcggaatgaaattccattcggtttgggcctgttcattccgaatgaggtgtttatatggaatacatttattcggtttgaacaaatattccgattgtaattggaatatttggctccatgtaaacgtagcaACTGACAGGCAATAGGTTTatttatgaaataacattaCAGCAGTTACAATACAATAGAAGTAATGTTGATGTGTTTCTTTAGTTTCAGTGTGATAATTTAAGTGGTAATTTGGCAAAGTTACACAGTGTGAAAAATAGTTAATTTTTCGAGCAAATCTGGTTCGTGTCCCActgtcaatggcggccaatgagttaaactggCCCTTCTTATGTAACTGGTATTTAGCCAGCACCTGAGTTCATCCCGTCTTCGTTTAATCAGCTCTTCATCCAGCCTGTGAATGCACGTGCCTTCACTTTTGATCTTCTCAAAGTGTTTCTTTACTTCCTCGCGCCATTCAGCCTGAATGTGAATGAATGTaagaaaaaaagtcacaaaCCCCAGCCACGTATTTTTAGTACTTCTTTCAAGATGAACAGACCTGAGACTTGAAATAGGTCTCTTGAGGAGCTCCCAGAACATCAGCCGAGGCAATGTCGAGGTGTAGGAGGATCTGACGGAACGACGGTCTGTTTCTAGGCTTGCCTTGCCTGGGAAAATATAAGTAGGTTATTATGTGAGGTTTTGAATCATAGAGCTACTATCACACGTTATGTTATTGAAAAAGCCTACAAACCATGTTTGTTTCATGAGGATTTTGAAGCCATCTGGGCAGGTGGATGGCACAGGGAGGTGAAGACTGTTACTGCCGACACCCCAGATGATAGCAGAAGAGTCGACATCTTTGTAGGGGATTTCTCCAGTCAGCAATTCCCATAAGACAACTCCAAATGACCTGCAACACAGAATAGGAATTTTACAACTAGAAACATCCAAGAATTTTAAAATCATCATGTGGAACTCACCAGATGTCCACTTTTTCCGACACGGGCTCATTTCGAATAACTTCCGGGGCCATCCAAGCGACCGTACCCGCGAATGACATCTTTGTACTTTTGTCACTGAGCTCTTTTGATGTGCCAAAGTCAGATATCTTCACAGAATCGTTGTGGGTAACCAAAACACTTTAGAAAACAAAGAGAAAGGAGAAGGTACGTTTTAATATCCTGACATGAGCTCCAGAAATTAGATGCAAGTCAAAATATGCAGTAGCAAATGTGTGATAGTGATGTATTTAAATCAAGGCTGTCAAACTTATGGGCCAACTGGGACACCCACCATTAATCGATAACTAATGAATTATGAAATGAAATCAAATTGTCAAACTACTTTGGTAGTCAATAAATTTTTAAGATACTTTCTTGGCCTAAAATTTCTCCAAGTTTTCTTCTTTCAGTCTCCTGATTGCAATATTCttttacttttgttttattttgttaatttattaacactttttgattaaaaaaacaaaacaaaaaaaggcagtacagtattatattttacatagttttcatttTCACTTgagttttcgttttttttttattttttaatttattcatattttctaATCAAGAAAATAAAACAAGGGATAAACAGTAAATGTTgtctttttaataaaaatattgtatatatgaatatgtaaaataatatacagtgatccatcgtttttcgtggttaatagggaccagaaccttccgcgataagtgaaaaacccccgaagtagcgcacccaccaccccatttttttgtgtgtgtgttcaatgtatttattcagatttagcattggagagAGACACAaaacacaaggctgaaaaagcagtttccgcCTTTgcgcccctctttaaaataaattgttctattttaagccaaaagaactgttgtgtttgatagaacaatatgtctatatgatgCCATAGcatattcatggtgcattaagccccgaactatttttaatttgtccgttttaccctggagacccccgtttacagacgtcgcacaaccgcttttgtttcaacccagccataaaaagaattatatttattattcaaaatatctgtcatttttagcttagaaccattaattgatgtctaatattgagttaaaaaaataaacaacctTAAAAAGTTttatacttttaaacaaattacgtcacaatgaaaatggtgtctgtaaattagtcacggatatcttcttcataactatcgcttaatcgtttttttttttttgttactgtcgcattttccccaatattttagatgataaataatcgatccaaacaacaaaaaattgaaaaaaaaaagtttaaaaaggtcaatatttgaaaaagaacattTCGACCACTCTTTGttctctgcgatttctgcatcgcgacccttgttttattaccatgtttcacccataaaatcccccgaaaatccGGCTgcagccattcacagctgtgtcttgacactttgtaatacatgctacatggagtttttggattgataaGAGTTAAGAACGCAAtaatatcacattaaaatcatagtgtgtttaattatgctctctcatgctctcacctccagttagggtttttgctgtttaaaaaaaaaaaaaaaattggaaaaattgaaaaatgccctcctgttcaaaatttttcttcccctagagaattgagattttaagcttcctAATGTTGTATCACACAAACATttaggacaatttttaaatttggccaaatcgtctcagaacggaacttcaagtcacctgagcgttttccgccatatatatatgaatgttttttaagcacttcaaatgcaataattgtgataggttttaaacatgttactgtcccaccgaattatttttataaagtagtagtagaaaaatgcttggctttattaaatgcttcactgagtgagtctactcaaattcactcggagctgctcacttacacacaatgagttgccacagcaactgtttaacaagttaaaccatGATTGATGCATGCGTCGCTTCGGAAGttcgtgactctggcaagatcaaacacattactctgtcaatcatcattaactttaataaacaactccagtgcacgtaCACTGCCTGCCTGATGAACAAAGAGCAGTGAAAGGGAGGGATGGAGAGTGACACGCAAGCGGCTCGGggaagctcatctgtatttaaattttattcattGAAAAATATCCACGATGGAGTGAGGGcgagaagtttgaagcgcgaaggagcagggatcactgtagtattGCAAATA
It includes:
- the si:ch211-45c16.2 gene encoding mitogen-activated protein kinase kinase kinase 13; its protein translation is MFMHDIMGSSPEVLSWTSCPSMLVGKLKEELKLTVVGDSMKKSNTANSQTQHPPAPPPQIITDLAPPTHLPVPLQLLQPPGKDEETALGGLSPQNTALSIDSTRSEGGHFDNSVLQLQENEEPVSPASCEHGGCGNGMNEQTGDKDCHMDRSVEGRQDHPHNPDDIKLHFQRAGPGSGGFLEGLFGCLRPVWNIIGKTYSTEYKLQQQDMWEVPFEEISELQWLGSGAQGAVFLGKFRSEEVAIKKVREQKETDIKHLRKLKHPNIISFKGVCTQAPCYCIIMEYCAQGQLYEVLRAGRKVTPRLLVDWASGIASGMNYLHLHKIIHRDLKSPNVLVTHNDSVKISDFGTSKELSDKSTKMSFAGTVAWMAPEVIRNEPVSEKVDIWSFGVVLWELLTGEIPYKDVDSSAIIWGVGSNSLHLPVPSTCPDGFKILMKQTWQGKPRNRPSFRQILLHLDIASADVLGAPQETYFKSQAEWREEVKKHFEKIKSEGTCIHRLDEELIKRRRDELRHALDIREHYERKLERANNLYMELSAIMLQLEVREKDLMKREQAVEKKYPGTYKRHLVRPIVRSNAVEKLIKKKGSISHKPGMPTAKRPDLLRSDGISSADPLPSPSPLSASPKVSTPPGKARYRSKPRHRRANSKGSHSEFLGVLKSTGVPDDTRSLQEQPHHLPLPTPGPQLPLKGREEAVVNCANNLRYFGPAAALRSPQTDHLQRRVSGSSPDLISTAMDADTRKRTSSTSSNPLPGTGPGCPCCQTHPFPGCLHCQEITPASSQPELPNFSLHSTQEGSQSTLKAPNKEPGSNVVVLKKPEPQEQETFQNKHALPNALPHTLRPLRKGGEESSEEEEGEVDSEVEFPRRQRPHRCMSSFQSYSTFSSENLSVSDGEEGNTSDHSHSGPLERLSASQEEHLDELLSHTPDIPIDISTQSDGLSDKECAVRRVKTQISLGKLCSDEHSYENPLQFGDSDCDSSEAECSDATIRNNKAAPSSW